A window of Mycobacteriales bacterium contains these coding sequences:
- the moeZ gene encoding adenylyltransferase/sulfurtransferase MoeZ: MKERPVSLPPLVEPAAELTVDEVARYSRHLIIPDVGVPGQKRLKNAKVLVVGAGGLGSPALLYLAAAGVGTLGIVDFDVVDESNLQRQVIHGVSDIGKPKAVSAQESIAEINPHVNVILHQERLDSDNALDIFRPYDLVLDGTDNFATRYLVNDACVLLGKPYVWGSIYRFEGQVSVFWNEHGPNYRDLYPEPPPPGMVPSCAEGGVLGVLCASIGSVMVTEAIKLITGIGETLLGRLMVYDALEMSYRTIKVRKDPKGEAITQLIDYDEFCGVVSDEAQRAAAGSTITAAELKEMLDAGKDPYLVDVREPVEYEIVKIPGGVLIPKDRILSGEALAELPQDKPLVLYCRTGVRSAEALAAVKAAGFRDAVHVQGGVTAWATQVDPSLPTY; the protein is encoded by the coding sequence ATGAAGGAGAGACCTGTGTCGTTGCCGCCCCTGGTCGAGCCGGCCGCCGAGCTGACGGTCGACGAGGTCGCCCGCTACAGCCGCCACCTGATCATCCCGGACGTCGGGGTGCCCGGGCAGAAGCGCCTGAAGAACGCGAAGGTCCTGGTCGTCGGTGCCGGTGGGCTCGGCTCCCCGGCCCTGCTCTACCTGGCCGCCGCCGGCGTGGGCACCCTCGGCATCGTCGACTTCGACGTGGTCGACGAGTCCAACCTGCAGCGTCAGGTGATCCACGGCGTGTCGGACATCGGCAAGCCCAAGGCGGTCTCGGCGCAGGAGTCGATCGCCGAGATCAACCCGCACGTGAACGTGATCCTGCACCAGGAGCGCTTGGACTCCGACAACGCGCTGGACATCTTCCGGCCCTATGACCTGGTGCTGGACGGGACCGACAACTTCGCCACCCGCTACCTGGTCAACGACGCCTGCGTACTGCTCGGCAAGCCGTACGTGTGGGGCTCGATCTACCGGTTCGAGGGTCAGGTCAGCGTCTTCTGGAACGAGCACGGCCCGAACTACCGCGACCTCTACCCCGAGCCCCCGCCGCCGGGGATGGTCCCGTCCTGCGCCGAGGGCGGCGTGCTGGGCGTGCTCTGCGCGTCCATCGGGTCGGTCATGGTCACCGAGGCGATCAAGCTCATCACCGGCATCGGCGAGACGCTGCTGGGCCGGCTGATGGTCTACGACGCCCTGGAGATGTCGTACCGGACGATCAAGGTGCGCAAGGACCCCAAGGGCGAGGCGATCACGCAGCTCATCGACTACGACGAGTTCTGCGGCGTCGTCTCGGACGAGGCCCAGCGGGCCGCGGCCGGCTCGACGATCACCGCGGCCGAGCTGAAGGAGATGCTGGACGCGGGCAAGGACCCGTATCTGGTCGACGTCCGGGAGCCGGTCGAGTACGAGATCGTCAAGATCCCGGGCGGCGTGCTGATCCCCAAGGACCGGATCCTGTCCGGCGAGGCGCTGGCCGAGCTGCCCCAGGACAAGCCGCTGGTGCTCTACTGCCGCACCGGCGTCCGGTCCGCCGAGGCGCTGGCCGCGGTGAAGGCGGCCGGGTTCCGGGACGCGGTGCACGTGCAGGGCGGGGTCACGGCCTGGGCCACCCAGGTCGATCCCTCGCTGCCGACGTACTGA
- a CDS encoding MGMT family protein has translation MVKRAASISAGLATRPGRGGRPTPYAARVLEVVDRIPRGMVMSYGDVAEFVGSGSGRSVGAVMSRHGHEVPWHRVVQSTGGPNPASPADALRLLRAENTPMRGDKVDMRRARWDGR, from the coding sequence GTGGTGAAACGGGCGGCGAGCATCTCGGCGGGGTTGGCCACCAGACCTGGTCGGGGTGGCCGGCCGACGCCGTACGCGGCGCGGGTGCTGGAGGTCGTGGACCGGATCCCGCGCGGGATGGTGATGTCGTACGGCGACGTCGCCGAGTTCGTCGGGTCCGGCTCCGGCCGGTCCGTCGGCGCGGTGATGAGCCGGCACGGCCACGAGGTGCCCTGGCATCGCGTGGTGCAGTCCACCGGCGGGCCGAACCCGGCCTCGCCGGCCGACGCGCTACGGCTGCTGCGGGCGGAGAACACACCGATGCGGGGCGACAAGGTGGACATGCGCCGCGCCCGCTGGGACGGGAGATAG